DNA from Micromonospora nigra:
GCGGAGGAGTCGGAGCGGATCCTGTCCTGGTTGGAGCGACCGGAGACACGGCTGGTCGAGATGTCCTCCGGGTGGGCCTCCCCGGCTGCCGGCGCGGCCCGCTTCCGTGACCTGCTGCACAAGGCGGAGAGCGCGACGACCCACCAGATCTGGACCGAACGCTCATGAGCAAGTGACCGATCGGACTACTGAACCTCACTTACTCTGTTAAGGAAGTGCAGTCCTGCCCGTTTCGTGGGTCTGCTCCCGGTTGCCGGTTCCGGCCGTCCCGGGAGCCGGGGTGAGGAGGTGTCCCAGGTGGACGTCGACGCCGGACACGGCGCCGCCCTGGGGGGCGCGCTTCCCGCCACACCGGGCGAGCTGCCGCTGGCCCGCCGGCTGCGGTCTCTGCTGACCTGGCCGTCAGCCGACGCCGAGCCGGTCACCCATCTGGTCCGCGCCCACCGGGGCATCCACCCGGGCGCCGACCCGGCCGTGCTGCGCCGGGCCTACACGATCGCCGAGAACATGCACCGCGGCCAGTTCCGCAAGAGTGGCGAGCCGTACATCACCCATCCGCTCGCGGTCGCGCAGATCTGCGCGGACCTCGGCATGGACACCACCACCCTGGTCGCCGCGCTGCTGCACGACACGGTGGAGGACACCCGCTACACCCTGCAGGCCCTCGCGGAGGACTTCGGGCCGGAGGTGGCCCACCTGGTCGACGGGGTGACCAAGTTCGACAAGGCGTTCTACGGCAAGGCCGCCGAGGCCGAGACGATCCGCAAGATGATCGTCGCGGCGGGCAAGGACGTCCGGGTCCTGATCATCAAGCTGGCCGACCGGCTGCACAACATGCGTACCCTCGGAGTGCGCTCGGCTGCATCCCGGGAGCGGATCGCCCGCAAGACCCAGGAGGTGCTCGTCCCGCTGTGCGACCGGCTGGGCATCCAGACCCTCAAGCGGGAACTCGACGACGTGGTGCTGCTGCACCTGGAACCCGACGAGCACGCCCGCATCGCGCGGCACGTGCACGACCGCCCCGGCTGGGACGCCTACCTCTCCGACGTGGTGGCCAGGGCCAGGGTCGCGCTGCGGCGCAGCCGGGTCGACGCGGAGGTCACGCCCCGCCCCCGGCACCTCTACTCGATCTGGAAGGACACGGTGGCCGGCAGCCACGCCACCCCGTTCGACCTGCCCCGCATCGTCGTGGTGGTCGACGGTCCGGCCACCGACTGCTACGCCGCGTTGGGCGCGATCCACGGCACCTGGCGGCCGGTGCCCGGCCGGTTCAAGGACTTCATCGCCTCGCCGAAGAACAACCTCTACCGCTCGCTGCACACCAGCGTGTGCGGGCCGAAGGACCGCACGGTCGAGGTGCTCATCCGCACCGAGGAGATGCACCGCGCCGCCGAGTACGGCATCGCCGCCGACTTCCGCTTCCCGCCCTCCGGCGGTGCCGCCGCGGCCCGCTCCCAGCAGTTGGACTGGCTGCGCCGGGTGCTGGGTTGGGAGCAGGACGCGCCCGACCCGGCGCAGTTCCTGGAGTCGTTGCGGTGCGACCTGGCGGAGGCCCAGATCCAGGTGGTGGCCGACGGCCGTCAGGTGGTGCTGCCGGCCGGGGCCACCCCCGTCGACCTGGCCTACGAGTTGGGCACCGAGTGCGGCGAGCGATGTCTGGCGGCGCGGATCAACGGTCGACTGGCCCCGCTGTCGTCGGAACTGGCCGAGGGCGACGTGGTGGAGATCTACACCGAGACGGATGCCGAGAACGGTTTCGACGCCGTCGTCGCGCCGCGGGGGCCGCGCCGCGAGTGGTTGGGCTTCGTCAAGTCCCCGCACGCGCAGATGCAGATCAACCGGTGGTTCGCCGACCACACCGAGCCCGGCATCTCCATCGCCGACAAGGTACGACTGGGCCGCGCCACCATCGGCCTGGCCCTGCGCCAGCACAACCGGGGCCTGGCCAGCGACCTGCCGCTGCTGCGGCTGTCGGAGGAACTCGGCTATCCCGACCTGGAGACCCTGCTGGTCGCCGTCTTCGACCGGGTGATCGCACCGGACGAGGTGGTCCGCCAACTGATCGACCTGGTCGACCACCGGCAGTGACCGCGACGCCGCCCGTGCCGCGCGGGGCACTTTCGGCGGCCACTAGCCTGGGGGGATGATCCCCCGCAGCCGCGCCGCCGGACGTGCCGTCGTCTACCAGGTCTTCTACCGGCTGCCGCTACCCCTGCGCCGCCGCCTGGTGCGGCTCGCCGTGCCGAAGTACATCGTCGGCGCGGTCACCCTGGTCCGCGACAGCGAGGCCGAGGGGGCGGGCCGGCTGCTGCTACTGCGCCAACCCCCGGGCAGGGGCTGGACGCTGCCGGCCGGCCTGCTCCAGAAGGGCGAGGCCCCGGTGGTGGGCGCGGCCCGGGAACTGTACGAGGAGTCCGGCGTCCGGCTGCCCCCCACCGCCCTGCGGCCGGCCACGCCCAACGCGATCGTGCACGCCAAGGGCTGGGTGGACGTGGTGTTCACCACCGAGGTGCCGGCCTCGTCCACCGCGTTCACGGTCGACGGGGCGGAGGTCTTCGAGGCCGCCTGGCACCCGCTGGACGACCTGCCCAAGCTGACCTGGCCGACGGCGCGGCTGCTCGCGTACTACGACATCGGGCCACTGGCCGGGCAGTTCCCCCCGCCGGTGCCCGACGCGCTGCCGTGACCGTCGAGATCTGCGCCGTCGTCCTCGCCGCCGGCGAGGGCACCCGGTTGCGTCCGCTGACCGACCGGCTGCCCAAGGCGCTCTGCCCGGTCGGCAACGTGCCGCTGCTCGACCGGGCCCTGCACCGGCTCGCCGGGCTCGGCCTGACCGGGCCGACCCGCGTCGCGGTGAACGCCTGCTACCTCGGCGGCCGGGTCGTCGCGCACGTCGGCGACCGGGCCCACCTGTCCGTGGAACCGGGCGACCCGCTGGGCACCGCGGGCGGGGTGGCCCGCCTGCGGAACTGGATCGACGGCCGGGGCGTGCTGGTGGGCAACGCCGACGCCTACCTGTCCGCCCCGACGGCACCGCCCGGCCCCGACGTGGCGGCGCTGCTGCACGGGTGGGACGGCGACTCGGTGCGCCTGCTCGGTCAGCCCGCGCCGGATCCGGCCGCTCCGGGGACCTTCGACGGCCACCTGTTCACCGGCTTCTCACTGTTGCCGTGGCGGCTGGTCCGCGATCTGCCGCAGGGCTTCGGTGACCTGGTCCGGGCGGTGTGGCGGCCCGCCGAGGCCGCCGGCCGGCTCGCCGTGGTGCCGTACCGGGGGACGTTCCTCGACACCGGCACCCCGGCCGACTACCTCGCCGCCAACCTGCACGCGGCCGACGGCGGTGTCCTGGTCGCCGCCGACGCCACGGTGACGGGCCGCTGCCGGGAGTCGGTGGTCGGTGCGGGCGCGACGGTGCGCGGCGACATCACCCGCACGGTGGTCTGGCCGGGTGCCACGGTCGGTCCGGACGAACGCCTGCACGACGTGGTCCGCACCCCCACCGGCACCGTCCGGGCCTGACCCCGGCCGGGTGCCGGCTGTTCGCGGCGGGGCCGGCGGGAAGGCTCTACCATGAGCGGGACGTCGACGAACGGAGAAGCCGCCCGTGATCACCGCGATCGTGCTGATCGACTGCGCCACCGACTCGATTCCCGAGGTGGCCGAGACCCTGGCCGCGCTGCCCGGCGTCAGCGAGGTCTACTCGGTGGCCGGGCACGTCGACCTGATCGCCATGGTCCGGGTCCGCGAGTTCGAGCAGATCGCCCAGGTCATCGCCGGCAGCATCTCCAAGGTCCCGGGCGTACTGAACACCGACTCGCACATCGCCTTCCGGGCGTACTCGCAGCACGACCTGGAGGAGGCGTTCGCGATCGGGTTGGCGAACGCCGACTGAACCGCCCCCGGCGGCGCGCGGGCGAGGGCTCGACGGCGGAGCGGACCGACCCGCCCAGGCGGCGCGCGGACGATGGCCGGCCCACCCGTGAGGGGTGGACCGGCCATCAGTCACCGGATGGTTCAGCTCTGCTGCGGAACCGGTGTCTCGGTGGTGGTGCCACCCGGGGCCGGGGTCATGGTGCCGCCCGGGGTGGGCGTACCGGTACCGGAGGCCTGCGGGACCGGGATGCCCATGTGCTCGGCCAGCTGCACCAGCGCGTCGTAGTGCGCCTGCAGGACCGGCAGCGCGGTCTGGGCCAGCTGGACCACCTGCGGCTCGCTACCCTGCGAGATCTCCGTCTGGGTGGCCTGGATGGCCGTGACGTGGCCGTTCAGCGACTGCGTCACCCACAGCCGGTCGAACTCCTCACCGCTGGCGTTCCTGAGCTGCTCCAGCCCCTGCTTCTGCTCGCCCATGAGTTCGGTCGGCAGTTCGATGCCCAGTTGCTGCGCCAACTCCCGCACCGACTGGTCGAGCTGGGTGTGGTCGATGTAGAGCTTCTGGGCGAGTTCCTTGACCTCCTGACTCTGCGCCTTCTGCTGCGCCAGTTCGCCGGCTTCGATCTCGTACAGGTTGGCCTGGTGGACCGCCTGCACGTACTGGGTGTCCTGCTCCGACGGCTGCGCCGCCTGCGCCGCCGCAGCGGGCGCCAACCCGACCAGCACCAGCACGGCCAGCAGGCCCAGGCGTTTGATACCCAACATGCTTCCCCCCCTTGAGACGTTGGACCGCACGGATACCCGACTGGCCGGGGATATTCCTGCGATCGCTCACCGGGCGGAAACGCCACGTGGCGCCCCCGGATCGCTCCGGGGGCGCCACGACGTGTCGCGAGGGTCAGCGGCGCTCGCCGCTGCCGATCTCCTCCCGCCCGGGGGCGGGCTCGACGGGCGGGTGGCCCGGCGAGACCGGTGCCTCGGCCGGCCGCTCGATCGGGTAGAAGAAGCCCCGGATGGCCGGCCCGAGGGCCCCCAGCCGGTTCATCTTCTTCGGCACGACCCAGTCGGAGTACTCCAGCTCACCGTGCCCGTCGGCGGCGGCGCTGAGCGGCTGGTGCACCTCGACGAACCGGCCGTCGGGCAGGCGCCGGATGATGCCGGTCTCCACGCCGTGGGCCAGCACCTCCCGGTCGTGCTGTTGCAGGCCGAGGCAGATGCGGTAGGTGAGGTAGTAGGCCAGCGGCGGCAGGATCAACAGGCCGATCCGACCGGCCCAGGTCATCGCGTTCAGGCTGATGTAGAACTTGTCGGCGATGACGTCGTTCGCCCCGGAGAGGGTCAGCACGACGTAGAAGGTGATGGCCATGGCGCCCAGGCCGGTCCGGAACGGGACGTCCCGGGGCCGCTGGAGCAGGTTGTGGCTCCTGCGGTCCTTCAGGTGCCGGGCCTCCATGAAGGGGTAGAGCGTGGAGAGCGCCACCAGGATGCCCGGTAGGACCACGGTCGGCCAGAACAGCGGCGGAATGACGTACCCGTCGCCGATCGGAATGTTGATCTCCCAGGCCGGCATCAGTCGGGTCGAACCGTCGAGGAACATGACGTACCAGTCGGGCTGGCTGGCGGCCGAGACCACCCACGCCTCGTACGGGCCGAACAGCCAGATCGGGTTGATCTGGAACAGACCGCCCATGAGGGCCACCACGCCGAAGACGACCATGAAGAAGCCGCCCTGCTTCAGCGCGTAGCGCGGGAACATCCGCTCGCC
Protein-coding regions in this window:
- a CDS encoding RelA/SpoT family protein, yielding MDVDAGHGAALGGALPATPGELPLARRLRSLLTWPSADAEPVTHLVRAHRGIHPGADPAVLRRAYTIAENMHRGQFRKSGEPYITHPLAVAQICADLGMDTTTLVAALLHDTVEDTRYTLQALAEDFGPEVAHLVDGVTKFDKAFYGKAAEAETIRKMIVAAGKDVRVLIIKLADRLHNMRTLGVRSAASRERIARKTQEVLVPLCDRLGIQTLKRELDDVVLLHLEPDEHARIARHVHDRPGWDAYLSDVVARARVALRRSRVDAEVTPRPRHLYSIWKDTVAGSHATPFDLPRIVVVVDGPATDCYAALGAIHGTWRPVPGRFKDFIASPKNNLYRSLHTSVCGPKDRTVEVLIRTEEMHRAAEYGIAADFRFPPSGGAAAARSQQLDWLRRVLGWEQDAPDPAQFLESLRCDLAEAQIQVVADGRQVVLPAGATPVDLAYELGTECGERCLAARINGRLAPLSSELAEGDVVEIYTETDAENGFDAVVAPRGPRREWLGFVKSPHAQMQINRWFADHTEPGISIADKVRLGRATIGLALRQHNRGLASDLPLLRLSEELGYPDLETLLVAVFDRVIAPDEVVRQLIDLVDHRQ
- a CDS encoding NUDIX hydrolase encodes the protein MIPRSRAAGRAVVYQVFYRLPLPLRRRLVRLAVPKYIVGAVTLVRDSEAEGAGRLLLLRQPPGRGWTLPAGLLQKGEAPVVGAARELYEESGVRLPPTALRPATPNAIVHAKGWVDVVFTTEVPASSTAFTVDGAEVFEAAWHPLDDLPKLTWPTARLLAYYDIGPLAGQFPPPVPDALP
- a CDS encoding nucleotidyltransferase family protein — protein: MTVEICAVVLAAGEGTRLRPLTDRLPKALCPVGNVPLLDRALHRLAGLGLTGPTRVAVNACYLGGRVVAHVGDRAHLSVEPGDPLGTAGGVARLRNWIDGRGVLVGNADAYLSAPTAPPGPDVAALLHGWDGDSVRLLGQPAPDPAAPGTFDGHLFTGFSLLPWRLVRDLPQGFGDLVRAVWRPAEAAGRLAVVPYRGTFLDTGTPADYLAANLHAADGGVLVAADATVTGRCRESVVGAGATVRGDITRTVVWPGATVGPDERLHDVVRTPTGTVRA
- a CDS encoding Lrp/AsnC family transcriptional regulator, yielding MITAIVLIDCATDSIPEVAETLAALPGVSEVYSVAGHVDLIAMVRVREFEQIAQVIAGSISKVPGVLNTDSHIAFRAYSQHDLEEAFAIGLANAD
- a CDS encoding DUF4142 domain-containing protein, translated to MLGIKRLGLLAVLVLVGLAPAAAAQAAQPSEQDTQYVQAVHQANLYEIEAGELAQQKAQSQEVKELAQKLYIDHTQLDQSVRELAQQLGIELPTELMGEQKQGLEQLRNASGEEFDRLWVTQSLNGHVTAIQATQTEISQGSEPQVVQLAQTALPVLQAHYDALVQLAEHMGIPVPQASGTGTPTPGGTMTPAPGGTTTETPVPQQS
- a CDS encoding cytochrome b, yielding MKRRKFDMAAVPGNAARGVDDRFQVATPLRRLLNKVFPDHWSFLLGEIALFSFVILLLTGVFLTFFYEPAMTEVIYNGSYAPLRGTPMSAAYASSLDISFDVRGGLIMRQMHHWSALLFMAAIVVHMMRVFFTGAFRKPRETNWIIGSLLFWVGFLAGFTGYSLPDDGLSGTGLRIASAIMLSIPVIGSWVTAAVFDGEFPGTIIISRFFIAHVLLIPGLLVALISAHLGLVFKQKHTQWPGPGRTNGNVVGERMFPRYALKQGGFFMVVFGVVALMGGLFQINPIWLFGPYEAWVVSAASQPDWYVMFLDGSTRLMPAWEINIPIGDGYVIPPLFWPTVVLPGILVALSTLYPFMEARHLKDRRSHNLLQRPRDVPFRTGLGAMAITFYVVLTLSGANDVIADKFYISLNAMTWAGRIGLLILPPLAYYLTYRICLGLQQHDREVLAHGVETGIIRRLPDGRFVEVHQPLSAAADGHGELEYSDWVVPKKMNRLGALGPAIRGFFYPIERPAEAPVSPGHPPVEPAPGREEIGSGERR